In Micrococcales bacterium, the genomic stretch CTCTGACCCGCTCCAGGCGGGCGGACTTGGGTTCGCTGGCAGGGCTGGCCAATTGCAGCAGCGAAACTGTTAGGGATTGGGCTCGGTCGCTCTGGCCGGTTTGGCTCACGTAGCCAGCCTAGGGCTTGGCGCCTTAGCCCGATGCCGGCCCTCATCCTTGGGCCTATGCCAGGGCTCGACCTCGCGGGTGTTGGGGCTGCCAGGGCTCGGTGTCGCTGCCTCGGCGGTGGGGCGGGTCTACGCTGCCGACAAGGGGCGCACAGCCGGCAGATCCAGGGCGCGGGCTTGCCAAAGATCGTAGGCGGATTGCATTGCCAGCCAGGCGCGGGCTGTTCCTACCTCTGCCATGTCTAGCCGGAGCGCTAATGCAGGGCTGATCGCGGCGCGTCCGTTGGTGACACGACTAAGCGCGACGCGTGACACCAAGCCTTTTGGCGGCCTCAGTCACAGTAAGACCCAGTTCAACCAGCACGTCTTCCCGCAGAATGATGCCGGGATGCACCGGATCATGCATAGTCATAGCCTCTCCTAGTGGTAGTCCTGGTAGTCCACCAGTTCCACATCATTTGATGTTGTGAACCGGAATGTGATTCGCCAGTTGCCATTGACCCAAATAGACCAATGATCGCCAAGCCGGTCACCTTTCAGTTGGTGTATCCGAAAGGCTGGAAGCGACAAATCCTCTGGACCGGCAGCAACGTCAAGCGCCGTCAGGATGCGAGTCAACTTGGCCACGTGGTCCGCGCGAACGCCTCTTTTTGACCCTGTGGTGTACAACACCTCCAAGCCCTTGTGGCGAAAACCAACGATCACGCTTGAGTGTATCGCGTCACGTTACGCGATGCAAGCAACAGGCTCGGTGTCGCTGCGGGGTTGTTATGCCAGGGCTCGACCTCGCGGGTGCTGAGGGCTGGTCAGTCCAAGGGCTTGGCGCCTTCGGCCGATGCCGGCCCTCGCCCCAGGCTTATGCCAGGGCTCGACCTCGCGGCATTGGGGCGGGGTAGCCCGTTGCGGGAGTGACTAGAGCGTGGCGCTGGAGAAGCACTTAGAGCCGGCGCTGGGGGCCAACGAGCCGATCGAGCAGATGTAGTCGCCGGGCACAATCGAATTGTTGAGCATTG encodes the following:
- a CDS encoding HigA family addiction module antitoxin — its product is MSRVALSRVTNGRAAISPALALRLDMAEVGTARAWLAMQSAYDLWQARALDLPAVRPLSAA
- a CDS encoding type II toxin-antitoxin system RelE/ParE family toxin, which produces MLYTTGSKRGVRADHVAKLTRILTALDVAAGPEDLSLPAFRIHQLKGDRLGDHWSIWVNGNWRITFRFTTSNDVELVDYQDYH